A stretch of the Gemmatimonadaceae bacterium genome encodes the following:
- a CDS encoding PadR family transcriptional regulator, with protein sequence MTARSLDLMQGTVDVLILRTLAWRPMHGYGIARFVRERSQGAIAIESAALYQALHRLEHKKWVRSSWKLTDTNRRARCYELTALGRTQLRAERKQLHTYIDALQAVLGPV encoded by the coding sequence ATGACCGCTCGCTCGCTCGACCTCATGCAGGGCACCGTCGACGTGCTCATCTTGCGGACGCTCGCCTGGCGCCCCATGCACGGTTACGGCATCGCCCGCTTCGTGCGCGAACGCTCCCAAGGCGCCATCGCCATCGAGAGCGCCGCGCTCTACCAGGCCCTCCACCGCCTCGAACACAAGAAGTGGGTGCGGTCGTCGTGGAAACTCACCGACACGAATCGGCGCGCCCGCTGCTATGAACTCACCGCGCTCGGCCGCACGCAGCTGCGCGCCGAACGCAAACAGCTCCACACCTACATCGACGCATTGCAGGCGGTGCTCGGTCCCGTTTAG